CAAAGCAGCATTGTTGGGTCAGGGTTTCTCTCCTCTGGGGAGTTTCTCTACGTTTACACAAAcgtgtgtttgtctgtttttgctcTCAGAGCTTCggctcaaacacaaaaatgcgCCGTCAACCATTTCCATCTGCGAGCCGACACACAACATCATTATCACGGCGTGGAACCGACAACAATGAGAACAATCACTGGAGGAATCTGGACTACAGTCCCAGCAGAAccactgaggggggggggggtatctgaGAAACTGCCACGCTGACCAAGCGTCACGCCGACACCATCAGGTGGAGGGTCTGCAGCCTTCCTGTGGTTCCTGACCTCGGCCTGACTCACCGCTCAGGAAGGGGGCGTGGCCTCCTGAAGCACAGAGCCTCCATTCTTCAGGCTCCATTGAGCAGGAGGCATCACAACGTGTGCAGATGTTGTGCATCTCATTGTGTAACGATGCCTTTGGGCAACAGCGTTGAGCAAGTCTGGAGTCATCCTCTCCTCACGCTGCAACAGCGTGGAGAGGAAGGAGGGGAAGGAACCTGCCTCAACCTCAGGACCTCCCAGCAGGAGAACCGCCGTCAGCCTGTCTGAGGTTCAGACGGGGAGACGCATCGTTCTGCTGAAGAGGGGCGCTCAGGCCCCCCCAGGAACCTCAGCTGAACGTAGACGGGCAGATCTGTAGGGAGGTGGCACTCTGAGGAGGTGCAGTTGCaggagaacccagagaggaggtgcagctgcaggagaacccagagaggagatgcagctgcaggagaacccagagaggaggtgcagctgcaggagaacccagagaggaggtgcagctgcaggagaacccagagaggaggtgcagctgcaggagaaccctgtgaggaggtgcagctgcaggagaacccacagaggaggtgcagctgcaggagaacccacagaggaggtgcagctgcaggagaacCCACAGAGGAGGTGCAGGTGCAGGAGAACCCTGTGaggaggtgcagctgcaggagaacccagagaggaggtgcagctgcaggagaacCCTTTGAGGAGTTGGAGGGTCTCCAGTCTGAGCTGCAGACGTCCACATGAAGAAACAGAACCTTCAGACTCTTTACTACGTTGAATTGGATCAGAACCGACTCAAATGTCAAATTATTAAAGTTTgttctttgatcatttttagtggaattgcagtttttgttttgtattttcatctCAAAGTCTTATAGCACACattatgtaattttttaaatctgcgTTGTAATACCCGCCGTTGCTGCCCCTGTTTACCCCCTTTTGCCCCGCCACTGCAGGGCCTTCACTGTCCCCCTCTGCCCCTGGTGAGAGCtggaagaaatgctttttttttttttaaatggcagctttttttttgttttgtcaataGAAAAGGAGGCAGGCCCGGTTCTGTTCTGAGTGGTGTGTTTGGTGGTGGGAGGATGATGGTATGGGGCTGATTGTAGCTTAGTCAGAAGGGTCCGGGTTCTTCAGCAGACCCGTCCAACGGTTCTTCTCGAGGTTTGGTTCCGTTTCCAGCATCAGGTCCACAGAGACTCGGATGACCCGGTTTGGTCTGGGAGAACCGGACCGTCCTGACCAGACAGCAGACCTTTGATGGAGGAGGCCCGCATCACAGATCTGTCTTTGAGGGCGGGGCATGGGAGCGCCTGTTGCCCCCGAGGGGCAGTAATTAGGCAGGTCTCTGTGGGGATTAGTGGGGTAATTAACCTTCCTTCTCCAGCAGGAGTCTGGAGGCCGCCTGCTCACACCTCCAAACGCCGCTGTGAAGCCTGGCGTGAGCCGCCATCTTGGACTGTGTCATCGTCACGTGACAAAGATGCGTCAGCCAGGAAAAAGGCTGAAACGCTTTGACCTCCACTGTGTTTTGGTCTGAAGACACGGATCCTTCCTGCTGCAGATCCACCAACACAACCGCCGGCCGCCTTTAGGCAGCCCACAGGAAGTGACGTCAGCAGCTGTCTCCACTTCCTGTTCTCATGCGTCTCTGGTTCTCCACTTCCTGCAGACTCTGGATGGGAAACGTGCGGCAGCTTTTACCAGAGAGAcgatgtttgtgtttgtagacCCCGTTACCATGGAGACAAACCAGCATCTAGAACCCAGAACTGTCAGAATCAACCAGACCCGGCTCTCTGAGGGTCACCGTGGTTCTGCCCATAAAATCTCCTCATTCTCCTCGTCCGCCTGAGGTTATGCAGCGCTTTAGAACCTCCTTCAGCATCGAAGTCCCCAGAGAGACACGAGCAGAGAACCAGGAGGAGGTGGCGGTTGGACGCTCCACAGGATGCAAAACAAACGACCAGAACCGCTCTCTGCAGCCGGGCCCATGCCGGCAGCGTCTGCACCTTCTGTTGCCATGGCGATCAGAGTTTGTCCACCTGTAGATGGAAACCAGGCCGTGGATCCGTCTGAACCCGGGAATGCGGGTGAGGGAGCCAGAACCACGACCCGCCATCTTCTCCGGTTCCAGAGGGCCGCCCCCCTCCTCCATGTGCGTACCTGTCAGGTGTTTGGAAAGGCTGCAGGGCCGTGGAGAGGGAGAACCAACCAGCATgctagcatcaagctagcagcAGGAGCAGAGCCGGGTTCCTCTGCTCCTGCATCAGAACCCTTTTGGCCGGACTGTCAGTGAAGTAAACACGCTCTCAGCATGGGGGGGCCCCCACACACAGCTCACCTTCTGGGGTCGGGCCTCACTGGCGCCGGGTCCTTTAGGCATGTGGAGTCCATGTGGTGCCACCAAACCTccacctgctgctcctgcagaaactctgctgctcctccagagagcaggaggagcagcaggagcagcaggagcagcaggagcagaaggagcagcaggaggagcagcaggaggagcaggagcagaaggagcagcaggagcagaaggagcagcaggagcagaaggagcagcaggaggagcagcagaaggagcagcaggagcagaaggagcagcaggagcagaaggagcagcaggaggagcagcaggagcagcaggagcagaaggagcagcaggagcagaaggagcagcaggagcagaaggagcagcaggaggagcagcagaaggagcagcaggagcagaaggagcagcaggagcaggaggagcagcaggagcaggaggagcagcaggaggagcaggaggagcagcaggagcagcaggagcagcaggagcagaaggagcagcaggaggagcagcaggaggagcaggaggagcagctttACACCCAAAAATCAACTTTGGTTTTTCAGATGTTTGTCATAATTTAGTGGTGATGACCATCCTCCTTTTTCCTAGTTTGTGGATTTTAGGGGCGGGGTTTATGATTGACAGCTGGGTTCACAGAGCTTCAGACACCTTGCTGAGGTTGGCCCCTCCCACTCCAGGCCTTGTTTCCCCCAGAATCCCACATCTAGATTATTAATAAACACAGTAGATGAAACGAGACTAAAagggttgaagagaaatcttgcCTTTTTTCAGCCCCTGATGATCTGCATGTTTCTGTTGTCACACATTCACATTATATTCTGCTCCTTTGCATAATGggacatttttgtatttattgatcCATCAGTGACTTTTTGTAGTTtgtttaaaccttcatccagtccGTTTCATGAATCCACACCACAAATagaaaatggtcttttttgttttaaagctctGCTTTTTGATGATCAGCTGATTTCTAAACTGGTAAACCCGTCTCTGTCTTTGAACAGTTTACTGGAAGGAAGTTATTTCTGTCTCCATACATGAGGACAGCTGTTTTCAGTCACTAGTTCCCATCATTTCAATGAACCCGACTTTAGAAACATTTGTCTGTAATCTGTAACATAATCCACATGAACTATTCCAACAGCTGTTTTAATAAGATATACAAACACTGTAGTATTTCCCCAAACGTCAACGATGTACTGTAAATGTGGTAGTACTAACGATGAATACACGAGTATTCTGGATGAATACATGAGtattctggatgaaaacatgagtattctggatgaaaacatgagTATTCtggataaataaatgagtaTTCTGGATGAACATGTTAGTATTCtggataaataaatgagtaTTCTGGATGAATACATGAGTACTCTGGATGAATACATGAGTATTCTGGATGAATATGTTAGTATTCTGGATGAATACACAAGTATTCTAGATAAATATATGAGTATTCTGGATGAACATGTTAGTATTCtggataaataaatgagtaTTCTGGATGAATACATGAGTACTCTGGATGAATACATGAGTATTCTGGATGAATACACGAGTATTCtggataaataaatgagtaTTCTGGATGAATACATGAGTATTCTGGATGAATACACGAGTATTCtggataaataaatgagtaTTCTGGATGAATACACAAGTATTCTAGATAAATATATGAGTATTCTGGATGAACATGTTAGTATTCtggataaataaatgagtaTTCTGGATGAATACATGAGTACTCTGGATGAATACATGAGTATTCTGGATGAATACACGAGTATTCtggataaataaatgagtaTTCTGGATGAATACATGAGTATTCTGGATGAATACACGAGTATTCTGGATAAATAAATTAGTATTCTGGATGAACATGTTAGtattctggatgaaaacatgagTATTCTGGATGAATATGTTAGTATTCTGGATGAATACACAAGTATTCTAGATAAATATATGAGTATTCTGGATGAACACATGAGTATTCTGGATGAACATGTTAGTATTCTGGATGAATACACAAGTATTCTAGATAAATATATGAGtattctggatgaaaacatgagTATTCTGGATGAATATGTTAGTATTCTGGATGAATACACAAGTATTCTAGATAAATATATGAGTATTCTGGATGAACACATGAGTATTCTGGATGAACATGTTAGTATTCTGGATGAATACACAAGTATTCTAGATAAATATATGAGTATTCTGGATGAACACATGAGTATTCTGGATGAACATGTTAGTATTCTGGATGAATACATGAGTATTCTGGATGAATATGTTAGTATTCTGGATGAATACACAAGTATTCTAGATAAATATATGAGTATTCTGGATGAATATATGAGTGTTCTTGATGAATACATGTTAGTATTCTGGATGAATACACGAGTATTCTGGTTAAATTTATGAGTATTCTGGATGAATACATTAGCAGACGTGCTTTTAGTTCATGTATGGCGTTTTTCTCACACTGCAGGTTCAGCTCTGATGTTCTTGTAGCTTCCAGGTCGTCTTTTCTCAGGATCTGGATCTCAGTCCGTCTTTCCAGATCATTTCATGTCCAAACCTGCAGGAATGTGTGATGTCTATTCTAGGGGGATGTTAGCGTGAACGTCTGCAGCGTTGGACTCAAAGATTTCCTGATGTTCCACACATCCATAGAACCAAAAAGATGCCTTTGAGAACCCGCCTTCAGAGACGCCCCATGTGGAACCACAAGGTTCTCCTGCGGCTGGGTTCTACAGAACATCAGGCTCTGATGACTCCTGAATGTACTCTGTCCTCTTCCTGGTTCATTTCTCTTTGCCCTGTAAGCCACCTCGGAAGCACAAAGCCCCCCAGGGGGAACCATCAGAACCTCTCCCCCCAGAGCAGCAGACCAATGAGGATCCTAGATGATCGATGTGGTTTGGGCTGAACTGAAGCTGCAGTGACTCAGCAGCagctgttgtcatggttaccagGCAGGACAccctggagggaggggggggcttATAAGTGACACACCAACCCCTCCCCAGCACTTTCTGCTAACAGAGCCACCACCCCCCCATAAGCCTCATTAGCAGCAGCTGTTAACAGAAATCCACTTAGATCAGGATTAGCAGGTTTCCCTGCAGTGGAACCAGGAACTCCAGAACCCGGACCAGGTCTTTAGAGTCCACATCAGACCCCCCCCTTAAAGGTGACCCAGACAGAACCACAGGTTCTGAAGTCACACTAGTGCCCCTCAATGCCCCCCTtacagacagagctgcaggtcAGCCGGTTCTGCCCCATCAGAACATCCTGGGCGGGTCAGAACATGCAGGGCGGAGAACCCTCACGCTCCATCTGAAGAACCACACGGCAGAACTCTGCTTAGTAACAAATTCTTTTATTACAACATCTGACGGTTTTTCAGCGTCTGGTGACGGTTTGTGGCAGCTGCTGGGGGAGGAGGGTGAATTTACAGAACATGATTTACAGTTTGAATCAGAACACAGAACCCATCAGGATGTTCCTCATTTCAGAaccaacccccccaccaccagaTCAGTGACggcagggggcggggccacaggAAGTGACAAGCCCAGCAGAGGTCCGGTGGGATCTCCTAGATCCAGATGGAATCCAGACTCAGATTCTAGATTTACATTTGGGCCACCAACGGATCCACAgatcagaaaaacagacaaagctcGGCGCCGCGGCGCCACAGAAGCAGCCACAGGAAGCTGGAGTGAAGGTTTTTGGTGAGACGGGCTTCCTGGGTCGTAGGTCAGGCCCCGCCCCTCAGACGGTGCTGACAGTCCGGTTGGAGACGTCCAGgtgggagggggcggggccgaCCGCCCCTGGCGAAGGCATCAGGCTGTGCATTGGTTTGAGGGGTTATACGCTGAGGGGAAGTGACTGAAGACGAGGCGgtgcgggggaggggggggtacaGTGCATGGCGGCAGGGGAGGGGCTTCATGATGAGGCCTTCTCCTGTTCGATGGctgtggaggagcagaggaagggTCAGCCGTGTGTGGGGTGCATGTGGTGGGTCTGTGTATGTGGGGGGGcatgtgtgggggggggggtgactcaCTCTCTTTCGTGGGCAGCGGGTTCTTCTCCTGCGTCTCCGTCTTCTTCAGCTTGGACTTGTCGAATGACTCCACCTCAGAGATGTCGGGCTTGTCGCTCATGGTTGCAGGTTTTCCTGCAGGACAGGGATTCAAACCTTCAGCGGGGTGGGCGTGGCCTAAACATATGTCATtaggcaaccccccccccccctcctccaaaaaaagaaaagaaacttccgacaaaaagaaaggagaaaaactCCTCCCTTTGTCCCCCCCTCCAGTCTGcttccagcccccccccccgtcggGAACGGCCGCGGCCCAAACCCGCATTTCCATAACAAAGAGCGGCGGCAGGTGCTGCCTTCAGAAATGCTCGGAAATCAGAACTAACCGTCTAGATGCTCATTTTCTTAACTGTCCCACAACATCCGCATATTTGCTTATCACCcacagccccccctcccctcccgcCCCAAGGGCGGAACCCCCGCCCAGACCGACATTCAGCTTTTCCGCCATGGCAAACCTAAAATCTCGATCTTCTGAAGAAAAGAGCGAAGGAGAGAAAACCCGCCATTTTCAGAGGCGTTTTCAAACACGGACGGCAGTGCAGCGCGTGCTGCTCACGCGGGAACAACAAAGGAAGCTAGCATTAATGTGAGCGCGTGAGACAAAGAGCACGCTAATGTGCCCACaacattaacacatttttaccgcccccccccccttcccttttcaaatgcaaatataaaagattttaaatgaaagcaaaaatccTAACTTAATCACGTGACCCTGAATCTCCCTAAACACCGAGAAAGCCTCAGAGGAAAGTGAAGCGTCAGAATCAAAGACTCACAGGTGATCTCGGAGATGCGTGAGAAGTTCTGCTCGGTGGGGCTCGACTGTGGCTGCTTCGGCGCACACCGCTTTATAGGCTGAAATGCTAATGAGCGTGACGTCACAGCGCTGCCAACACGGGCTTCGAGCTCCCCCTGCTGGACAGGCGGGAACCCTGCAGCTGAACACGGAACAACGCGACTCACTGAAGCCTAAAACACAatgacatgttttcatttttactaatacttttatgttttattgctTGGTTAAAGTTTAACGACGCTTTTGTATAAATCTATACATTtggtgattaaaagaaaaactctttagTAATGGTCAGGACGGACTCCTGTACACTGGCGACCCCTTGTGGACAGATGTATTCACTGCTCTTCCCTGATTTTCATACGTAAAAAAAGTTCAGATTGAAAAAGGttcatttgagaaaaaaagattattttgatattttaggaagtgtttgaatgaatgaactttattaatcccaacaagGGGAAACTCTGTGTTTTCATTAGATGTCTAAACTCACCTGAACCCTACAGGTGTTTGGAATTAAGTCACAAGGTGGAATCAATTAAGATCCAACAAAGTGGAAGTTCATCACATCAAAATCCTACTTTGTTCAAGTTTACGGataactttataaaaaatatatgttataTTATGGGTGACGATAAATTGGTTCCTGGATTTATGAGCATGTTGCAAATAAGTGACGTGTGGCGTGAAAAGCTTAAAGCTAAAGCGTTTTTACACAACTGCAGCTGTAAGCAGGACTTAAAGGAACAAATTTACTTCCGTTTCTACATACTGAAGCTTTATTTAGTTTCCTCTGAATTCTGCAGCAACACAACAGCTTCAAGGTTTTATTCTTCTGTCAGAAACAGGCAAAGACGCTGATGATGTTCAGACCTTTATTATTAAAGAAGCAGCTCGTCTTCAattacctgtaaaaaaaaaatcttttccatccattttcaggcAATCGGTGacgattttcttctttttaacaaaTCAACGCTGGAATCTCTAACAAAAGCTTTTTGGCTTTTTCAGGATTATCTAAATCTGTTAGTAAGGAGTCAGAAGGTAAAATAGGAGAAAAAAATCCTCTGAGAAAATGACAGAGGCTGAAATGTTCTGGGTTTGTGGCATCAGACTGTTAGTGAGTTAGACGCTGATGTTCAGTCTTCATTTAGAAACAGGAAAGAGTCTGGAAGGTTCTTAAGACATGCCAGAGCGGgttaaaagaaggaaaaacaagacacgaTAAAAATGGACCCTTTggtaaaagtcagaaaaaactcataaataaaacttcaaggagaaaaaaaattgaaatggtGTTTGGCTCCATCTGCTGGCGGAAAAATGTCACTGCACCGCGTGGGCGTGACCCTTCAGAAGGTCACAGGTACTTGGCTGAAGCCCATCAGGTCCTTTTTGGAGGCTTGTTAAAGGAGGTGTGGGGGTGAAGGGGTCAGTCCAGGTGCCTGATGGGAAAACTATGAAGGCAGGGAGGGAGGTAGGTTTGGGGGGGGCGGCGTCTCCCCCTCACAGCGGCACGTGGCTGAAAAGATACGACACGGACTCGCCGTTGTGGGTTCTCCTGATCGCCTCCGCCAGGATCATGGAGATGTCGATGACCTGTaaaggagggggggagggggggaggaaaTATTCACGTTGGTTTGAACTTTGGTGTCTGAAAATAACCCGagtctttgtttttccctctGAAAGTGACCCCCGCCCCCCCACGGCAGTCACAGTGAGCCCTCACACCAGACCAGGAGGATGTTCCATCCTTCCTTTGAGAAGCAGAAGTCAGTACTTGATCTGATTTTCATCCTAAATGAcgttttcctgctttttaaatgcggaaaaaaaaagttaaatagatGTAATGACACCCTGcagccactagatggcagcaaaCTCCTCAGGTCCAGCGATTGGGTCACTGAGCTGACATGACCACTCTGACTTGTGGAGGTTCAGTCTCCAGGAATCCAAACCCTTTCTCAGAGGTTCTGGAGAACCTGGCCCCCCATACCTGTATTTTGGGGCACGCCTTCATCTTCTCCTCCTGTGGGATGGTGTTGGTCACCACCACGGCCTCAAAGGGGGCGTTGTTGATGCGGGAGATGGCGGGACCCGAGAAGATGCCGTGTGTGAGGATGGCGTAGACCTTCAGGGCGCCGGCCTCAATCAACCTGGTCGACACACAGAGCAGAGTTTGGGTTGAAACCTGGCGGCCCAACGGACCTGGGCGGTTCCGAAGTGCTCTGAGGTGCCGACTTGTCTGCGGCGAAGCAGATGGTGCCGCAGGTGTCGGCCATGTCGTCCACCAGGATGGCCACGCGGTCCTTGACGTCCCCGACCAGCACCATGCGGTCCACCTCGTTGGCCTTCTTCCTCTCTTTGTGGATGAGAGCGAAGTCCACGTTCAGGCGGTCTGCGATGGAGGTCACGCTGAGGGGTAGGAGCAGAGAACCAGCCTTCAACCACCTTTAAAAACGCTCTGGATGCCAGGAGGTTCTGGTTCCGGTGCAGCTTCAGGCCCAGCTGGGAAACTCTGAATCTTGGCTCACCGCTTGGCTCCGCCGGCGTCTGGAGACACGATGATGCAGTTCTTCCACTCGGGGATGTTCTCCTTGATCCACTGCAGCACGGCGGGTTCTGCGTACAGGTTGTCCACGGCGATGTCGAAGAACCCCTATAAGAGACACAGGCTTGctcaggagggggaggggcttgcAGGAGGACCTACCGCGCTCCTCCCGGCGCTGACCTGGATCTGCGAGGCGTGCAGGTCCATGGTGATGATGTGGTCGGCGCCGGCCACCGACAGCATGTTGGCCACCAGCTTGGCCGAGATGGGGGCCCGGCTCTGAAAGGAGGAGAACCGGCTTCAGGGCGGACACCGTCATCAGAACAGAACCCTCCGCTTTTGGGTGGAGTCGCACGTCGCCATGACTACCAGGCATCTTTAAAAGCCTTTTCTGACCTTGAAACTGAAACCTGCGACCACAAACGCCAAACGGACCAGCgtcaagcaccccccccccccagtcacATGACCCCTTATCAGCTGAATGTAAACGTCCCTGAGAAGCGGATCAATAAAGATGGAAGCAGCAGGAGAGAAACGCTAAAGCAGAACCTCAGCTGGACTCTAAAAACTCCAATGTTGTTTCAAAAACTCGTTTCactgtaaaaaacagaaatttaaagacggaaaaagcaacaattttagggatttttttactaaaagtcCCATTGAAGACCTGGTCTGTCCTCAAACCCAAACGGTTTTCTCAGCAATAATCTGACTGGATTCTTTAGAACTCTGCTCCTGCAGCCGCCGCCCCCCAGGCAGCGACATCACGACGCCGCAGCCTCTGGCCCCGCCCCTTACCTTGTCCTTCTTGTCCTGCCGGGCGTACGGGAAGCAGGGGATGACGGCGGTGACCCGGGACGACGAGGCGATCTTGCAGGCGTTGATCATGATCAGCAGCTCCATCAGGTTGTCGTTGATCTCACCGCAGCCGCTCTGCACGATGTACACGTCCTCGCCGCGCACGCTCTCGCCGATCTCCACGCTGCCGACACAGAGGGGAACACGGCCTTCCCGTCAGggaaccagcagaaccagcagaaccTTCAGATCCAGACTGAGAAACCCGGGTTCTCTGTTCAGTTCTAAACTGTTGGTCACTGGAAAGACGTTTGTTCCAGAGCGCCGGCAGACTGTCCAGATGTGTTCACGCGTGCAGCGTTCCCACCATTAGGAGGGCGGTGGTTTGAATCCCACTAAACCCTGGCTGGCATCCCTGACCTCTGAGAACCGTCTGGTCCAAACAACATTTCACCGTCTCTGTAATCGCCGGATGATAAtccttgttttgtgtttctgtggcgTAAACATTTCCTGGAAGGGAAAACCTGCAGCGGTGGAGTCTGTGAGAGAGAATCCACAAACCCATCCACAAAAGAACACGTTCAAAAAAGACAATTATGGATCAGAACATCCAGAAGGACTGAATAACCTTCATGCTCATCAGAATTCAGAGTAAATCCTGCAGAGAGATGGACTTTTCCTGATTTAAATGGTTCTCAAAGCTCCAGCAGAAGAACCCTGAAGCTCCAAGTCTCTGCTCAAAGGTTGTGTCACTAACCAGGTTAGCTGTGCATTAGTTACCTGC
The sequence above is drawn from the Oryzias latipes chromosome 2, ASM223467v1 genome and encodes:
- the LOC101173845 gene encoding ribose-phosphate pyrophosphokinase 2, with amino-acid sequence MPNIVLFSGSSHHDLSQKVADRLGLDLGKVTTKKFSNQETCVEIGESVRGEDVYIVQSGCGEINDNLMELLIMINACKIASSSRVTAVIPCFPYARQDKKDKSRAPISAKLVANMLSVAGADHIITMDLHASQIQGFFDIAVDNLYAEPAVLQWIKENIPEWKNCIIVSPDAGGAKRVTSIADRLNVDFALIHKERKKANEVDRMVLVGDVKDRVAILVDDMADTCGTICFAADKLIEAGALKVYAILTHGIFSGPAISRINNAPFEAVVVTNTIPQEEKMKACPKIQVIDISMILAEAIRRTHNGESVSYLFSHVPL